The Ochotona princeps isolate mOchPri1 chromosome 26, mOchPri1.hap1, whole genome shotgun sequence genome contains a region encoding:
- the JAG2 gene encoding protein jagged-2 isoform X4 gives MRARGRGRLPRRLLLRLLLLAALCMQAAQPMGYFELQLSALRNANGELLSGACCDGDGRTTRAGGCGRDECDTYVRVCLKEYQAKVTPTGPCSYGHGATPVLGGNSFYLPPAGAAGDRGRARARADGDQHPGLVVIPFQFAWPRSFTLIVEAWDWDNETTPDETRLIERVSHAGMINPEDRWKSLHFSGHVAQLELRIRVRCGENYYSATCNKFCRPRNDFFGHYTCDQYGHKACMDGWMGQECGQAVCKQGCNLLHGGCTEPGECRCNYGWQGRFCDECVPYPGCVHGSCVEPWQCNCETNWGGLLCDKDLNYCGSHHPCTNGGTCINVEPDQYHCACPDGYSGKNCERAEHACASNPCANGGSCHEVPSGFECHCPSGWSGPTCALDIDECASNPCAAGGTCVDRVNGFECICPEQWVGATCQLDANECEGKPCLNALSCKNLIGGYYCNCSPGWKGANCHIHISDCHGQCQHGGTCKDLADGYQCVCPRGFGGQHCELRWDACAGNPCQGDGLCEDLPDGGFRCHCPSGLSGLLCEVAVDFCEPSPCHNGARCYSLDSDYYCACPEDYGGKNCSVPREPCPGGACRVVDGCGLQAGVPSGVCGPHGHCISQPGGGFSCACDSGFTGIYCHENIDDCQGQPCRNGGTCIDGVDSFRCFCPSGWEGELCDTNPNDCLPDPCHNRGRCHDLVNDFYCACDDGWKGKTCHSREFQCDAYTCSNGGTCYDSGDTFSCACPPGWKGSTCNIARNSSCLPNPCVNGGTCVGSGDSFSCICRDGWEGRTCTHNTNDCNPLPCYNGGICVDGVNWFRCECAPGFAGPDCRINIDECQSSPCAYGATCVDEINGYRCSCPPGRAGPRCQEVIGFGRSCWSRGAPLPHGSAWLEDCNSCRCLDGRRDCSKVWCGWKPCLLTAEPNAPGTQCPPGQRCREKAPGQCLQPPCAAWGECGPEELALPSTPCLPRSGHLDNNCARLTLRFNREQVPQLQNVPCVPHVCPGHHCGYHLLWHPLPAGYKGSGPGPPAGAAVRQVLLGAQRGGSSRVL, from the exons ATGCGGGCGCGGGGACGCGGGCGACTGCCCcggcggctgctgctgcggctgctgctgctagcGGCGCTCTGCATGCAG GCGGCGCAGCCCATGGGCTATTTCGAGCTGCAGCTGAGCGCGCTGCGGAACGCAAACGGGGAGCTGCTGAGCGGCGCCTGCTGTGACGGCGACGGCCGGACGACGCGCGCGGGGGGCTGCGGCCGCGACGAGTGCGACACGTACGTGCGCGTGTGCCTGAAGGAGTATCAGGCCAAGGTGACGCCCACGGGGCCCTGCAGCTACGGCCACGGCGCCACGCCCGTGTTGGGCGGCAACTCCTTCTACCTGCCGCCGGCGGGCGCTGCGGGGGACCGAGGGCGGGCGCGGGCCCGGGCCGACGGCGACCAGCACCCGGGCCTCGTCGTCATCCCTTTCCAGTTCGCGTGGCCG CGTTCCTTCACCCTCATTGTAGAAGCCTGGGACTGGGACAACGAGACCACCCCCGACG AGACGCGCCTCATCGAGCGGGTGTCCCACGCGGGCATGATCAACCCTGAGGACCGCTGGAAGAGCCTGCACTTCAGCGGCCACGTGGCGCAGCTAGAGCTGCGGATTCGCGTGCGCTGCGGTGAGAACTATTACAGTGCCACCTGCAACAAGTTCTGCCGGCCTCGCAATGACTTCTTTGGCCACTACACCTGCGACCAGTATGGCCACAAGGCCTGCATGGATGGCTGGATGGGCCAGGAGTGTGGGCAAG CTGTGTGTAAACAAGGCTGTAACTTGCTCCACGGGGGATGCACCGAGCCTGGGGAGTGTAG GTGCAACTACGGCTGGCAGGGACGGTTCTGTGACGAATGTGTCCCCTACCCCGGCTGCGTGCATGGCAGCTGCGTGGAGCCGTGGCAGTGCAACTGCGAGACCAACTGGGGTGGCCTGCTCTGCGACAAAG ACCTGAACTACTGTGGCAGCCATCACCCCTGCACCAATGGGGGCACCTGCATCAACGTGGAGCCCGACCAGTACCACTGCGCCTGCCCCGACGGCTACTCGGGCAAAAACTGCGAGCGGG CGGAGCATGCCTGTGCCTCCAACCCGTGTGCCAATGGGGGTTCCTGCCATGAGGTGCCATCTGGCTTTGAGTGCCACTGCCCGTCAGGTTGGAGCGGGCCTACCTGTGCCTTGG ACATCGATGAGTGTGCCTCGAACCCGTGTGCAGCAGGCGGCACCTGTGTGGACCGTGTGAACGGCTTTGAGTGCATCTGCCCCGAGCAATGGGTGGGGGCCACCTGCCAACTGG ACGCCAAtgagtgtgaggggaagccttgCCTTAACGCTTTGTCTTGCAAAAACCTGATTGGCGGCTATTACTGCAATTGCAGCCCGGGCTGGAAGGGCGCCAACTGCCACATCC ATATCAGTGACTGCCATGGCCAGTGCCAGCACGGTGGAACCTGCAAG GACCTGGCAGACGgctaccagtgtgtgtgtccaCGTGGCTtcgggggccagcactgtgagctGCGATGGGACGCCTGTGCTGGCAACCCCTGCCAGGGCGACGGCCTCTGTGAGGACCTGCCGGATGGCGGCTTCCGCTGCCATTGTCCCTCTGGCCTCTCGGGGCTCCTCTGTGAG GTGGCCGTGGACTTCTGTGAGCCTAGCCCCTGCCACAATGGTGCTCGCTGCTACAGCCTGGACAGCGACTACTACTGTGCTTGCCCTGAAGATTATGGCGGCAAGAACTGCTCGGTGCCCAGGGAACCGTGCCCTGGAGGGGCCTGCAGAG TGGTAGACGGCTGCGGCCTGCAGGCTGGGGTGCCGTCCGGCGTGTGCGGCCCCCACGGGCACTGCATTAGCCAGCCTGGGGGTGGCTTCTCCTGTGCCTGCGACAGTGGCTTCACGGGCATCTACTGCCATGAGA ACATTGACGACTGCCAGGGACAGCCCTGCCGCAACGGGGGCACGTGCATCGACGGGGTGGACTCCTTCCGCTGCTTCTGCCCCAGTGGCTGGGAGGGCGAGCTCTGTGACACCA ATCCCAACGACTGCCTCCCGGACCCGTGCCACAACCGCGGGCGCTGCCATGACCTGGTCAATGACTTCTACTGCGCATGCGACGACGGCTGGAAGGGCAAGACCTGCCACTCGC GTGAGTTCCAGTGTGACGCCTACACCTGCAGCAATGGTGGCACCTGCTACGACAGCGGTGATACCTTCAGCTGCGCCTGCCCACCGGGCTGGAAAGGCAGCACCTGCAACATCG CCAGGAATAGCAGCTGCCTCCCCAATCCCTGTGTGAATGGGGGCACATGCGTGGGCAGCGGGGATTCCTTCTCCTGCATCTGCCGAGACGGCTGGGAGGGTCGCACCTGCACACACA ACACCAATGACTGCAACCCCTTGCCATG CTACAATGGTGGTATCTGTGTGGACGGCGTCAACTGGTTCCGCTGCGAGTGTGCACCTGGCTTCGCAGGGCCTGACTGCCGAATCA ACATCGACGAGTGCCAGTCCTCACCCTGCGCCTACGGGGCCACTTGTGTGGACGAGATCAATGGGTACCGCTGTAGCTGTCCGCCGGGCCGGGCTGGCCCCCGGTGCCAGGAAG TCATCGGGTTTGGGAGGTCCTGCTGGTCCCGGGGTGCCCCGCTTCCCCACGGCAGCGCCTGGCTGGAAGACTGCAACAGCTGTCGCTGCCTGGATGGCCGCCGGGACTGCAGCAAG GTGTGGTGCGGGTGGAAGCCATGCCTCCTGACAGCTGAGCCCAATGCACCGGGCACCCAGTGCCCACCAGGACAGCGGTGTCGGGAGAAGGCCCCAGGACAGTGCCTGCAGCCGCCCTGCGCTGCCTGGGGTGAGTGTGGACCTGAGGAGCTAGCCCTACCTAGCACGCCCTGCCTGCCCCGCTCCGGCCATCTGGACAACAACTGTGCCCGCCTCACCTTACGCTTCAACCGCGAACAGGTGCCACAG